The Desulfovibrio sp. G11 region GCCTGCGCCCGCCAGGTGGAACTGCTGGCAAAACAGGCCAACCGCTGGCGCCCTTCGCACCTCGCAGTGCTTGATGAAGATGCCGCCGCCAGACTCAAGGCCCTGCTGCCTTCCGGCTATTCCCCCCGCATCCTGACCGGGCGTGAAGGCTATGCCGAACTTGCCGCCCTGCCCGAGGCCCGCACGGTGCTGTCGGCACAGGTGGGCGCCGCCGGACTTGCCGGAACCCTGGCCGCCGCCCTGGCGGGCAAGATCATCTGCCTTGCCAACAAGGAATCCCTTGTGCTGGCAGGCGATCTGGTGCGCCGCATCTGCGCCCGCACGGGAGCCGTTGTACTACCTGTGGACTCAGAGCATAACGCCATATTTCAATGCCTCGCAGGGCGCGGGCAGGAAGTGCGCCGCCTCATTCTCACTGCCAGCGGCGGCCCTTTCCGTGGCCGGTCACTCGAAGACCTGCGCCACATCACACCGGCCCAGGCCCTCAAGCATCCCAACTGGAGCATGGGCGCAAAAATAAGCATCGATTCGGCCACCCTCATGAACAAGGGGCTTGAGGTCATTGAGGCATATCACCTCTATGGCGCGGCTCCCGAGCGCATAAAAGTGCTGGTGCACCCCCAGTCCGTCATCCATTCGCTGGTGGAACTGGAGGACGGAACCCAACTGGCACAGCTTGGCACAGCGGACATGCGCCTTGCCATCGCCAACTGCCTGCTGTGGCCGCGCTGTCTGCCTGTGGGCGTGCCGCCCCTTGACCTTACCGCCGCGGCCCTCACCTTTCACGAACCGGACAGCGGCGTTTTTCCCTGTCTTGAACTGGCCCACCGTTCTCTCGCCTTGCGTGGAGGGCGTTGTGTAGTCATGAATGCGGCCAACGAGGCCGCCGTGGAACTTTTTCTTGAAGGCGGCTGCGCCTTTCTTGACATCCCCCGGCTGATAGAAGCGGCTCTGACGGCGCACAGCGCCACAGAACCCGGCAATCAGTCTTTCTGCGCCCCGCTGCATCAGGATATGCCCCCGGCCCCGGCCGGTATGGCCGCCCTGCAAAGCGAGGCCCATACCCTGGCGGAGCGCATCACGCAGCTTGACAGCCAGAGCCGCGAGCTGGTGCGCAAGCTGGCCCGCGACGGAGAATCCGCATGCTGACGACCATTATAGCAGTCACCCTTGTTCTTGGCGGCCTCATCTTTTTTCACGAGCTGGGGCATTTTGCCGTGGCCCGTGGATTCGGCATGGGTGTTTCCACTTTTTCCCTTGGTTTCGGACCCAAAATTCTCAAACGCAAATGGGGCAAAACAGAGTATGCCCTGTCCCTGATTCCCCTGGGCGGCTACGTGGCCCTGGTGGGCGAACAGGACGACAGCGAACTGCCCGAGGGCTTTACCCGTGAAGAAAGTTTTTCTCTGCGCCCCGCGTGGCAACGCCTGCTGGTGGTGGCTGCCGGCCCTGTAGCCAACATGCTGCTGGCCTGGCTGCTGTGCTGGATACTGGCTTTCGGCTGGGGCACGCCCCAGTTGCTGCCCCAGGTGGGCGGCCTTGTGGAGGACGGCCCCGCCGCCAGAGCCGGCGTTGAGGCCGGCGACACCATCGTGAGCATCAATGGTCAGCCCATTGTGGATTGGGAAGACATGACCCGCGCCATTGCCGCCAGCGACGGGCAGGCCATGCTCGTGAAACTCAAGCGGCCCCACAGGGCGGAAAGCGTCGCTCCCCAGGCGGATGAAGGCGCCACCGCGCAAGGCAGCCATGCCCAGACAGCGGCCAACAGCGACGCCATCGCGCCCGCAAGCCTGCTGACGGTGGAAATCAGGCCTGAAATGGCCGTGCGCAAAACCATATTCGGTGAGGATGAAAAAGCCTGGCTTGTGGGGATACGCAATACCGGCGCTGTACGCCTTGTGGAGCACGGCTTCTGGGGCGCTGCTGTGGCCGGGGCAAGCCAGACTTCAAACATGCTTGCCCTGACCTGGAAAAGTTTTGTAAAGCTGGTTGAACGGGTGGTTCCCCTTGATCAGGTGGGCGGTCCCATCATGATCATGCAGATGGTGGGCAAACAGGCCCATGAAGGCATGGCCGGGCTGCTGGCCCTGGCCGCGCTTATCAGCATCAACCTCGGGGTACTCAACCTCCTGCCCATTCCCGTGCTTGACGGCGGCCAGATCGTCTTTTGCCTGTGGGAAATGACCTTCCGCCGCCCGGTCAACGCCAGGGTGCAGGACTATGCCATGCGGGCCGGGCTGGCCCTCCTGGTCACACTCATGCTGCTGGCCACCTACAATGACATCTGGCGCATAGTAAAGGGGGCCGGCTGGTTCGGGAGCGGATCATGAGCGCATATTCCACCGGGCTTGAGCTTATTCTCAATGCGGCCGAGGGCGTGTTGCAGATCATTGTCACGGATGACGAAAAACTGCTCTGCGCCCAGGAATGGCGCAGAGCTGACCGCGCCACGGAAATCCTGGCCCCGGCGCTGGAAAACATCTGCACCGCCCTGGGCATAAAACCCGCTGATTTCAGGCGGCTGGCCTGCGTACGCGGCCCGGGTTCCTTTACGGGCATACGGCTTGTACTGGCTACGGCGGCCGCCCTGCGCAGGGGCGGAAGGGCCGGGCTGGCCGGGCTGGATTATATGCAGGCCCTTGCCACCACGGCCGTACAGCGCCGCCAGCTTCTTTTCGGCGCGCCCGTGTGGGCGATTACCCATGCACGGCGCAACCTCGTGCATTGCCAGTTTTTTTTGTCCTACGGGCCGATGATTCCCGCGCAGCCGCTGGCTCCGGTAGACCTGTGCACGCCGTACGAAGCCCTTGCCCGCATTCTGGACAGCCGCACAGCCCCCCTGCCCCAGGGGGTTCCCGCAGGCAGCCGCATAGTGTGGGCCTGCGGCAGCGGGCTTGCCCGGAATGCCGCGGTATTCTCCTCGCTGGATCCCCTGCGCCCCTCCCCGGACGGCAGCCAGTACTGCGCCGACACCGAAAACGCGCCGGTCACGGCACTGGATGACCTGGTAAACCCCGACATCCAGTCCCTGTGCCTGCTTGCCCGGCACGGCGACTATGCCAATGCCGACCTGGAACCTTTCTATGTGCGCCCCTGCGATGCGGTTGAAAATCTGCCCCAGCTGGCTCCGCGCCAGGGGCTTACAAGCGAAACCGCCTCCGCTGCCCTGGAACTGCTGCTGCAACGGCCGCCCCGCAGTGACATATAGGACGATTTATCCTTTGAGAATGCATGTTCTCAAAGCTGGCAACATGTACCCTACGGGTTTAGAGTAATTACGGCTTCAAATGATTGCTTAACGGTCGGCAAAGCCGTCCTACAAGCATCTGGCGACAAGAATTTGGAGACAAATCCTTGTCGAGTCTTCTTCCCGCGCGAATGTGCGTTCTCCAGGTGAGTTATACATCCCGCCGGCGCCTAGCCACGCAAGTAAATTATACTTGCACTCCACAGCAGGCGTTCGTTCACGCAGCCGCCAGAGCATCTTTAAAATGAAAATGCTCTGAAGCAGCTACCAGTTTACCGCGCTCTCACACACTTCGTTTGGGCCGCGCCCGCAGGCGGCTCCCCGCACACAGCCAGCTGCGCACCCTTTCACCACGCCGCTGGGCATTTTTCTGCATCCCCAATCCACATGCAGTTGCTACCCATATTCGCAGACAGCAGTGCAGCGCACAGCGCACACACACAACGATATCTGCCTGGAAGCTGCCCGAACAGTAGCGTCGGCCGGGTAGCTTTTTCTGTTGCCGCCCACATTTTCGGGCTGGATTCTTCTTTTCCGCTTGGCGCGCGGAGAGGTATTTTTGCTTCACCCTGCAAACATGCAAAACAATATACTATATTCTATTTACAGTACTCTAGCATTTGTCTAGAAAAAATTTGCTGATAACAACTTGAATTACATATCTTTGTCAGTTTGACACCGAAGTTTTTATTACGGTATATTCCCCTATCAAGAAAAGGCATCCCCCAACGAGACGGACCGGTCAGGAGCGCAAGGCGCTTCCACCGTCATTGGAGAGTCTCCGGGGTCAGGACCACGGGCGTGGTCCGCCCGGCATCCGCCGGACAGCCTCGAACTGTAACCAAGGAATGATCATGAAGTATTCACGCTGGCCTTCCATGCTGGCGGTCGCGGTCGCATGTATGCTATTGGCCGCCCCCATGAAAGCCGACGCGGCTTCTGCAAGCGCTCCTTCCGCTGAACTCTCTTCAAACGCATCCTCATCCGGCGCCTCCAAAGCTGTAAAAAAATCATCCCAAGCGCGCCCCGCCAAGTCTGAACAGAATAAAAAAGCTGTTAAAACCAGCCAGTCCGGCAAAGCGGCTAAAACTGCCAAAAGCGGCAAGGCAGCAAAGTCTTCTGCCAAAAGCAAAGCCGTATCCGAACAAAGCGTTGACAGCCGCGACATATGGCTCCAACGCGCCCAGCAAAGCGAAGTTTTCACCGGCAAAGCATCCTGGTACGGCCGCGACTTTCACGGCGGCGCCACAGCCAGCGGCCTTAACTACGACATGTACACCTTCACCGCTGCCCACCGTACTCTGCCCATGGGGACTGTCGTGCGTGTGACCGACCAGGAGAACGGCAAGAGCGTCATGGTTTGCGTGACAGACCGCGGCCCCTTTGTGCGCGGCCGCATCATTGACCTTTCTTTTGCCGCTGCCCAGCAGCTTGACCTTGGCACACGTGGCGTGGGCAAGGTGGAGCTTGAGGTGGTCAGCGACGAAAGCGGAACCCCCCTGCAGGCCGATCAGGCCTACTATGTGCGTTACAATGCCGCCATGGGAGACGAACGCATCGGCCCCTTCCGTGCCTTTGCGGATGCCGCCGCCATGCATGAGGCCCTGCGCCAGGCCCATCCCGAAGCAGAAGTTGTACTGGGGCACTCCCGCTAGCAGCCTGTATCTGTAGCGCAGCACACGCAGCACCGATTTTTCGGCAATCTTTTCAGTCGCCCGGCGCGCCGCACCAAAGGCAAGCGCCTGCGGCACAGTTATGTACGGCCTCGCTACGGTCGTAATACTGCGACCACCCGGCCCGCGCAGAGCGGGTTCAGGCTGCAGGCATCACCCCCGGCCCCTGTATGACGCACAGGGCCGGGGGTTTGTTTTATGGACAAGAGAGTCCACAGGAGCACTGTAAAAACAGTTCCTGCCTGCCCACAGCAAAAAGGCCGATCCGGCTCGGGCCGACAGGCATTTTCCACCGCCGGAGCGGGGGCCTTGCCACCCCTGTGCTTATTCTGTATGAGCCTCTTGCACCTCATGTTCAAAGAAGGATGTCATGGGCTTTTTTTACAGCATGCTCTCTTCGGCAGCCTTCGGGCTTATCCCCCTTTTCAGCCTGCCGCTCATGGCCAGAGGACTTTCTCCGGCTACCGTACTTTTTTACCGTTTTTTCATTGCTTCGCGGTTTCAAGTTCAAAGTGCAACACCCAGTCCTTGGGTATTGGCGTCTTCTAAAAAAACTTCATAGGGTGTCTTAAACCCAAGGCATTTTCTAGGCCGCCAGTTCAAGCGGCACATTGCCGCTATGATCTCATCTTGCGTGACCGATGCCAAGCTTACCCCCTTGGGGAAGTATTGGCGTAGAAGGCCATTGGAGTTCTCGTTCAAGCCACGCTCCCACGAATGGTAGGGGTGCGCAAAAAATCCCTGAGCCTCGAGTGTAGCTGACACATCGGCATGGTAGCTGAACTCCTTGCCGTTATCATAGGTAATAGTCTGAACAAAGTCCTTAATGGGTGTCAAGAGTCCTTCAATGACCCGCCTTACTTCGCTGGCGCTTTTGTTGGGAGCCTTGCCAAACAGGAAAAGACGACTTTTACGCTCTGCAAGTGTCACCAAAACGGGGCCTCCTTTACTGCCTTCAACGGTATCAGCCTCCCAATCACCAAGGCGTGAGCGCTCGGCAACAATGGACGGGCGTATGTCTATGCTGATACGCCCCTTGATTTGACCTCGTCTGTCGGGTTTGCCATATCGTCGTTTGCGTTTGCGCTGGCAGCGCAAATGGCTGTGCAGCGTTCCTCCTCGTTTTTTGTCCGCCAGAATGTACTGGTAAATCCATTCATGACTGAGGGCAAAACCTTTGCGTTTGAGAACTCCAGAGATTTGCTCCGAACTGAAGTCCTGGTGCAGACACTGTTCAACATACGTCCATACCTCAAGGCCAATGCGCTTCTTCCCTTTACTGGTCTGCCTTTTCTGACTGCGCTTGTGTGCCTGCCTGTAGCGGTAGCCACGCGCCCCGGTATTTCGCGCAAGTTCGCGGCTTACAGTTGAGACGCTACGGCCTATCGCTTTGGCTATGGCCCTCAGTGACGTTCCACTTTTCACTGCCTGGCAGATGTAGTACCGTTCTTCCCTGGCAAGGTGTGCATAGCCCATACGCCCCTCAATCTTTGGTTGGATGGAGAGGCTAAAGTGCTATACCACCTTGCCTTTTCATTCAACCTTGAGGGTGTTGCACTTGCAAGTTGAATCCGCCCTTCCATTGTACTGGGGATACTGCTCCTCCTACGCGGCGAGCGCCTGCATACCTCGGGCCGCAACCTTGCCAAACTGACGGGCATGAGCCTCATGTACGCCATGGCGGCCCTGCTGTTCATGCAGGCGTTCAAGTACATGCCGAGCGGCGTGGCGGCGACCCTGCATTTTTCTTACCCGGTAATGGTCATGCTCATGATGATTGTCTTCTTTCATGAGCGTTTTTCCGCGGTCACCGCTCTGGCCGTGGTTCTGGCCATCAGTGGCGTATACCTGCTGAGCGGCGGCGCGCAGCCCGGCAGCGTAGCGGACATGAGCATGTTCGGCCTGGCGCTGGCCCTGGCTTCCGCCCTGTGCAATGCCATCTACATCACCAGCCTTTGCGCAGCCCGCATCAGCAATATGACGGGCCTTGTGCTCACTTTTTATGTAATGGCCTTCGGCGCGTTATGCTCGCTGGCAAACTCGCTGGCAACAAACAGCTTCCAGTTGCTGCAAAGCTGGCAGGAACTGGCCCTGGCCGCCCTGCTGGCCATAGTAACAGCGGTGCTTTCCAACTACACCCTCATCCTGGCCGTACAGCGCATCGGCTCTACCCTGGCGGCAGTGATGGGCGTGCTGGAGCCTGTTACCGCAGTGGTCGTGGGCATACTGGTGTTCAACGAGCCGTTCAGCCTGTCGCTGGTTACAGGACTGGCCCTTATTGCGGTTTCGGTGGTTCTGGTCATGCTTGGCGGCCACATACGCCACCTGCTGGAGCGCCGTAAAGCAAGGCGCACGGGTGACAATCCCGGAGCATCCGGCCGCTGACCCGCCGGTGACACCGCCCGCCCTGTCT contains the following coding sequences:
- the dxr gene encoding 1-deoxy-D-xylulose-5-phosphate reductoisomerase, which codes for MAHLWPGQGGPSIDYISGPPDDAWRDTWPRSLVILGSTGSIGCSALAVVESHPQAFRVEGLACARQVELLAKQANRWRPSHLAVLDEDAAARLKALLPSGYSPRILTGREGYAELAALPEARTVLSAQVGAAGLAGTLAAALAGKIICLANKESLVLAGDLVRRICARTGAVVLPVDSEHNAIFQCLAGRGQEVRRLILTASGGPFRGRSLEDLRHITPAQALKHPNWSMGAKISIDSATLMNKGLEVIEAYHLYGAAPERIKVLVHPQSVIHSLVELEDGTQLAQLGTADMRLAIANCLLWPRCLPVGVPPLDLTAAALTFHEPDSGVFPCLELAHRSLALRGGRCVVMNAANEAAVELFLEGGCAFLDIPRLIEAALTAHSATEPGNQSFCAPLHQDMPPAPAGMAALQSEAHTLAERITQLDSQSRELVRKLARDGESAC
- a CDS encoding M50 family metallopeptidase codes for the protein MLTTIIAVTLVLGGLIFFHELGHFAVARGFGMGVSTFSLGFGPKILKRKWGKTEYALSLIPLGGYVALVGEQDDSELPEGFTREESFSLRPAWQRLLVVAAGPVANMLLAWLLCWILAFGWGTPQLLPQVGGLVEDGPAARAGVEAGDTIVSINGQPIVDWEDMTRAIAASDGQAMLVKLKRPHRAESVAPQADEGATAQGSHAQTAANSDAIAPASLLTVEIRPEMAVRKTIFGEDEKAWLVGIRNTGAVRLVEHGFWGAAVAGASQTSNMLALTWKSFVKLVERVVPLDQVGGPIMIMQMVGKQAHEGMAGLLALAALISINLGVLNLLPIPVLDGGQIVFCLWEMTFRRPVNARVQDYAMRAGLALLVTLMLLATYNDIWRIVKGAGWFGSGS
- the tsaB gene encoding tRNA (adenosine(37)-N6)-threonylcarbamoyltransferase complex dimerization subunit type 1 TsaB, translating into MSAYSTGLELILNAAEGVLQIIVTDDEKLLCAQEWRRADRATEILAPALENICTALGIKPADFRRLACVRGPGSFTGIRLVLATAAALRRGGRAGLAGLDYMQALATTAVQRRQLLFGAPVWAITHARRNLVHCQFFLSYGPMIPAQPLAPVDLCTPYEALARILDSRTAPLPQGVPAGSRIVWACGSGLARNAAVFSSLDPLRPSPDGSQYCADTENAPVTALDDLVNPDIQSLCLLARHGDYANADLEPFYVRPCDAVENLPQLAPRQGLTSETASAALELLLQRPPRSDI
- a CDS encoding septal ring lytic transglycosylase RlpA family protein; the encoded protein is MWLQRAQQSEVFTGKASWYGRDFHGGATASGLNYDMYTFTAAHRTLPMGTVVRVTDQENGKSVMVCVTDRGPFVRGRIIDLSFAAAQQLDLGTRGVGKVELEVVSDESGTPLQADQAYYVRYNAAMGDERIGPFRAFADAAAMHEALRQAHPEAEVVLGHSR
- a CDS encoding IS30 family transposase, translating into MGYAHLAREERYYICQAVKSGTSLRAIAKAIGRSVSTVSRELARNTGARGYRYRQAHKRSQKRQTSKGKKRIGLEVWTYVEQCLHQDFSSEQISGVLKRKGFALSHEWIYQYILADKKRGGTLHSHLRCQRKRKRRYGKPDRRGQIKGRISIDIRPSIVAERSRLGDWEADTVEGSKGGPVLVTLAERKSRLFLFGKAPNKSASEVRRVIEGLLTPIKDFVQTITYDNGKEFSYHADVSATLEAQGFFAHPYHSWERGLNENSNGLLRQYFPKGVSLASVTQDEIIAAMCRLNWRPRKCLGFKTPYEVFLEDANTQGLGVAL
- a CDS encoding DMT family transporter, which codes for MHTSGRNLAKLTGMSLMYAMAALLFMQAFKYMPSGVAATLHFSYPVMVMLMMIVFFHERFSAVTALAVVLAISGVYLLSGGAQPGSVADMSMFGLALALASALCNAIYITSLCAARISNMTGLVLTFYVMAFGALCSLANSLATNSFQLLQSWQELALAALLAIVTAVLSNYTLILAVQRIGSTLAAVMGVLEPVTAVVVGILVFNEPFSLSLVTGLALIAVSVVLVMLGGHIRHLLERRKARRTGDNPGASGR